A stretch of DNA from Arthrobacter jiangjiafuii:
CCGAAGCGCAGGAAACGGTCAACAAGGCGGCGGCCCCGCTGCGCGCGGCACTGATCGCCAAGAGCCTGGAAGCCGTCTCCGGCGAGAACCCCACACTCCACAACCCAAACCCAGAGCAGGAAGTACTGCAGTGAGCACACCCACCAAGAGGTGGCAGCGCAAGGGAATCGTCATCATGGCAGCGGTGCTCTTCGGCATCGCGGCCTTTGCCTCCACCACGCGCACCTGGCTGAACGTCCAGCTGCCCGCCACGGCCGTCCAGACCCCGGACCTGGCCGTCTCCGGTTCCGATGCCGCCACCGCGGTCACCGCCTTTGCCGTTGTCGCCATCACCGCCGCACTGGCAGCGTCCATTGCCGGCCCGATTGCCCGCTGGATCGTCAGCGTCATCCTGCTGGTGGCCGGCGTAGGCGTTGTCGCGGCCAGCTACACCGTCATCAGTGATCCGCTGCAGGGCGCTGCCGGCGCCATCGGCCAGGCCATCGGGGTCAGCGGCTCCACCGACACCGTGGTGACCCTGACCGTCATGCCGTGGCTCGCCCTGGCTGCCGGCATCCTGATCGCCCTGGGCGGGATCTGGATGGCGCTGGCCAGCCGCAGCTGGACGTCCTCCCGCCGCTACGCCCCGGCTCCCGCGCCGGCGGACGCCGGAACCACTGCCGACGGGAGTGCCCCCGCCGGTCCGCCGGCGGGGGAGGGCGCGACGACGGCGCCGGCGCCGGGTTCATCAGCCGCTGACGAGGGTGAGGCTCCGGTTGACGACATTGACAGCTGGGACCGGCTCACGCGCGGGGATGACCCCACCACGTACCGCTGACACCTGCTTCAAGCGTCCGAAGCCCCGATGCCCGGCGCACTGAAGTGCAACATGTGAAA
This window harbors:
- a CDS encoding Trp biosynthesis-associated membrane protein, with product MSTPTKRWQRKGIVIMAAVLFGIAAFASTTRTWLNVQLPATAVQTPDLAVSGSDAATAVTAFAVVAITAALAASIAGPIARWIVSVILLVAGVGVVAASYTVISDPLQGAAGAIGQAIGVSGSTDTVVTLTVMPWLALAAGILIALGGIWMALASRSWTSSRRYAPAPAPADAGTTADGSAPAGPPAGEGATTAPAPGSSAADEGEAPVDDIDSWDRLTRGDDPTTYR